The Primulina eburnea isolate SZY01 chromosome 12, ASM2296580v1, whole genome shotgun sequence genome includes the window AATAGACTAGACAATGCACTCTAACACAAATGAGTTTCATTGAATGTCTTGAATAATTTTTAGTATCGTAACAAGAGTCAAAACTTATTATGTTGTATTTTCCTCAATATCTACGAATATCTCTCAACTTATTTTATTCACATAAGGTCGTAGTCTACTATTTAtctcaaaataatataaatttattaaccTGAAGATATTGTTTCTCACATTCATTTAAACAAGATATACCAAGATCATACATATTTGAAGTTAGTGCTTAGCATTCTTATGAACCCAAACTTAATGTTTACATGGTTAACTATTGACACAAAATTAAACTTCTATGTTGAAATATTCAAAAacttattatataatttttatattatattttcatataCCAGTTTTTTCATATTAATTTATTGTTCTCGAGTCAAATATTTCATCTTAAGTCAGAAGCTTATGTCAAACTATCTTTGAAATGTATAATACCAATAATATAGGTCAAAACTAATTGTTTTCAtgataaaattccataaaaatccAACAACTACTAAAGAAACACGTTGAATATGattttattcaagaaaattttaaaaaatggaaGTTTAGATATAAACATATGGATTTAAAGCATATGTTGAGAAGAGCCTAGCAAAACTGACAGAATCAAATTTGGAATTCCCTACGAAAAGTTATAGGCTCTACGAATTTTCCCTAAACTGCAAAAATGAGATTTCAGAGTCTTAAACGAAGAAATTTTGCGTTTTCGGACCATGCCTCACAATTTAGTTTTGAATATTAGTCATTTTCCTGTTTCAGATGGACTTCATTAAGCCTTTCCATAATATGaccagttttttattttttattatttatttatttttgtttaaattttctcTAACTGTATTATGACCATGACGAATTtaataccacttaaatgtcacgtctTGAACTAAGGGTTAGTTGACACCGGCattattcaacaatcacataatcatAAAACAACAAGCATCGTAGTATAATGTAAACCAAAATCAGCTTATATCATCAAATAGAATCGTTTTTACAACGTAATCTCGAAAATGATAAAATTTTGTGGAAGAGttttacaatttaaaataaataaaacttaaaGAATATAAACAAATTTAACATCATCCACTACCAGCCCCAAaacaaatcttgttcatgttcGTCAATTTCATCTTCTGATTTATTTACAGATAATAGAATAAGGGTGAATGATATTGTTGTCATTCAGCAAGTGGGAGTCGTTTGAGCATATACATACCAAATACATATATTCTTCAAAATAACATATCATACATAACATATTTTGTATAACATATATTATTAGCATAAAGGCAAGCATAATTTGGTCTAGCAACGAGATTCGTCTACTTTTCAATGTTTTAATGATATCAATTTCTAATTTTTACACATCTAAAGAGATGATACCATATAACAGTTATAACTCCACCATGTAAAggccataaacatatcttattTGAGATTCTGACCCATATCTAGTTGAATTCTCACAATGTCAAACAAAAGATAATCGTATCACAAGAAAGAGGAATAAGAAGAATTGTGCTCGATCGAAACTTTCAAAAATGAaacaatttatatataaattattttaaaacaagcCCGCTTATATTATTATTGCTTGAAGAATCGAAATCACTGAAGaatcacaaaaatgacattttgaAACTGCAACACCACTTCAACCGTAAAATCAATCTCCTTGCAGGATTTTTTTTGATTTATTGAACCATTGGATTGGACTTAAACTTTTGCACCATAATCACAAGTAAGTCCCTAAATTATAAACGGTGGAGATCGGGAATCATTGCCTTCTCATTCTTAGGAAAACGATTATGATTTTACATAAACCACCAAGAAGTTCAAGAAATGAAGTTCATTTCATGACCCAGTAAATCTAATAGTATTCTACTAAGAAATGTTCAATGCCTAAAACCACATAACCTAATGCGATAATTTTCCGTATATACTCTATATTCGACATCACGTGTATTCATATATTAATTTCATTTATGTAAGAGATTGTTGGAATGTTTTAAACTTAATGAATTGAATTAAGCAAATAAAAACTCAAAAGAATGTTTTTCACACTAGGGGAGGTGTTGAAGCTCCTAAGAGGGGCCTGAGGAGCCCCAAAGTGCAGCCTAGAACAATCCAAGCCGCAAGAGAGGTGTCTAGCTAGATGCCTCTCAGTGATCTGGATTATTCCAAGGACGTGAGGGAGGGGCCTTAGCGCCTTCCTCACTGCCCTGTAATTTTCAGGGCCTTTAAGAAGGCGCCCATGCTCCCGTAAAATGGTTCTTAGGCGCCTGGTGGCGCTAATTAACTAAAAGTTACTAATTTTCATGATATTTTGCATTAAAATGGTAGTGAAAGGACACATCTTTGATGAAAAACATGTCCCTAATTATTGAAAtttataaatacatgatcaaagACGACACTTTTGATCATCAAATTTTTTGCATACATTGTATTCATTTTGCCTTCTCCTCTACTTTCTTAATTCTTTTGAAAGAGAGTAGACTCCATTTTCTGGTTATTATTCTTACAATTTATAGTTATGTTATTGTAAGGAGTTGTATCTTGAggaaaaattttcataaaccaGAGCACTAAGACGAAACAAAATTCTTCTTAAGGAGAGAGTATCCAACATTTGCCTCAACTCAATTTGTTGCTGTAATAGTATGCAATTATCGAGATTTCAGGTACACCACAAAAAGAACAATCGTGAAAGATTTGAATCATAACACTACCACCCGCCGTAATGATTTGAActaaatattatatgtattaagagattttaatttctatcgactgcatttttcttctttttctttcaaATGTTAATTTCTATTACAATAAATTACTTTTAGCCTCAAAATCGTGAGGGCCATCAAATTGCATGTCCTTTTCCTAAAAACCATACACCATAATGATCATACGAATTTGTTCTGCGCTTTTGCCAAAAAAGGAGTTGCATAGAAGTCTATCATGATCGAGTGGCTTTAAAATTTGAACACCCAAGGCAATCAATTTGTGAAACACCTCTTCAATTCTCTATCCCTTCAaatctataaataaataaatgtatttaaaaatTACTATTCAGAAATATTCAATGTGATACTAGTTACCTGCATACGCGTTGTGTGTGTACAatctttttttatcattatcaatagactaaagtgaaatttgacaaattatggagggactaaattgataATTGAatagttgaaataaaaaaaataaaaataaaagtgtgttgaatttttttaaaaaatacaaaaatgtaatattggtatcatataagggtaaaattggaaaaaacaAGTTGGTGTCATTTCCAGGTAATTATTatcaggcaaaaacttgtgtgagacggtctcacgggtcatattttgtgagacggatctttatttgggtaatccatgaaaaagtattgctttttatgctaagagtattactttttatggtgaatatggatagggttgacccgtctcacatattgagatccgtgagacggtctcacatgagacctactctcaTTATCATGTCCTCACATTTAATTAGatagtatagatatatataatCCTGCATATATTTGAAAACTAATATTTGTATATTCACATGAATCATGATATATAAATTGATATAGGCCGAAAATTTGTAGCTAAGAGCAAAAATAAAaatgccaattttttttttttaaaataagccCCATAAACATGAACATCCCAAAGCACAAACCcgattttctttttcttcttgtttttctataaTTCTAATGTAGCTAAAATCTTTAATATGTCAAAAAATTCTaccttttttcaaaatttaaacatAATATTGTCAAATGTATTTTATGTATCTTGGCATAGGAAGCATGGGAAATAAAAGGTTATTGGTATTGTAGTACATTAGAGCTTGGTTGGGAGATGGGAATGTGATAAACATGCCTTGCCACCCCCcctaatattaattattttccAGCACTAAAACTATGCAGTTTTTTTAAGGTTGTTATCTAATTAAAGTGGctttaatttaaaaacatgagtgagtctcatgtgagactgtcttacggatcttaatctgtgagacgggtcaatcctacacacattcacaataaaaaataatactcttaatataaaaaataatattttttcatggatgacccaaataagatatccgtctcacaaatacgacccgtgagaccgtctcacataagtttttacctAAAACGATTGGTGGGTTTTGAgcacaaaattattttaatggtTAAAACTAAAGAATTGCTAAaagttgaaatatttttttatgttgatCTTTTGGGTGCCAACTTTAGTGATCTTCCTCGACTATATTATTTCCACTATTTTTGTTTGGTACATTAAACAATTAATAAGAATCAAAGGACTCTTTACTGCAATTATAATATCTTCTCCTCAATATATTCAAAAACATAGAATTTCAAACTAGCAACTTCCCACACTACCATATTACTCCATGTCGACTAAATGACTCACCTTGATCGgatcaaatcaacaatttttCTAAACAAAACAAAGGTAGGGAGGGGTGTTTCAAATAGCAAATCGTTTCGAGTCTTCAaagtataatattttttgaagATAAAAAGTAAAATTGTAATTATAAAAAACACTTGAATAAAGTCCGACTTTTATaagtgttttaattaaaaaaaacgcTTTATTCTCGTTtgaataaatattgaaaatgtttttgtttttatcTTTGAATAAAATTAGAAACAGAACCCAAAAacaaaagagtaggtctcttgtgtgtgaatgatcaaccttaccgatattcacaataaaaagtaatactcttagcataaaaaataatattttccatagatgacccaaataagatatccgtatcacaaaatacTAGGTAACCATTTCACATAAGTTGTtgccaaaataaaaaaatctgaCTTCTGAAAAAACACTTACTAAGTGCTTTAGCTTCGTAACCaaacaaatgttttttttttaaaataaaaaaataaatactttGAACCCATTGACTTTTGCAACAATCGGACCCAAAAGTGAGGCGTTCATTACCAATCCAAAGGTTATCACAAACTGGATGAATTCCAAGGATTCCACAAGTAATCCATCCAAAACCCGTATCCATGTTTTGATACGcgtaatttattatataattgtattttttaaaaacaaaactaGAGCATCAAATACAGTTAAAAAATGGAAATCAGCCTAAAACACGGCGCAAATACAAGTGTATGTTGGCTGGTTTCTGCAGCAAAAAGAATTGTGTATTTCTTGTTCAAATCGGCGTCCCACCAGATTCTCTAACAATCTCATAAACTGAGATTACATTTTCTATGCTCAGCAAGACTATGATACACCATTCCAGCAAATCCGACTTCCGATTTTGAAGCACTTCTTGAAGAAAATGGATGTTATGCTGCAGGGACGTGAACATAAGGATGACGAATTAGCTGACGGACAAGGGTGAAATTTATGTTGGGGGATTCAAGGATTAACAATATAACCCGATCCAAAAGTCAGCTAACTTGAAGAATCTGTTAAACTTAAGAGTTGGCACACCTATTTCGGATTGCTAATAATATTTCGTTTAGCCTCAATGAAATTATCTGTACGAGGACCCAAGTTTCACAAGATAGTTCCCCACCAGAAAGACATGTATCAGAAACATGAACGGCTGAATGTGCTTACCTCAACAAACTTTAGCTTGAAATCGAGGTTTCCAAATCTTTGTGTCACCTCGTATTCCTCACGAAGATAGTCGAGTATTTGTGCATATTTTGCATCTCTCCATGCAATTTCTGATCTGCAGTATGCAAAATACTAACTTTAACGGTGTCACTTGAAATCTTGACAGTAGTTGCATAACCATAGAAAATGTCTCCAACCATTGGTTTTGTAATTACCTCTCAAAAAGACCGACTTTTAGAATTACATCAGCTAAATTTGAATTAGCCTTCCCCACAAGTTGAAAAAGCTTCTTCCGTTGCATTGTAAAAGTGCCGGTCTTCTCCATCCCACGATTTATTTTCGCAAACTCTTCAACCATACCGTCAATCTAAGAGAGGTGTTACAAATTTCTAGTCCAGCTTGTCAGAAAAATTGCAACACGCTAAAAACTGAGCTACACAATACGTCTAGTCTTGTTCAAGAAGGAACTAAAAATACGAAAAGGACTCCATATTTGATTATTTACCTGTGACACGAAATGATCAAGAGCAATGCTTTGACCAAGCACACTGCCAATTATGCGGATGCTATCCACGTCAAGATTTTTCAAAACAATGTAATCTGGACCTCCCTGCATGTCCTCGACCAACAAGGGCTTCTCTTTTATAGCATAGTCTGACATAAAAACAAAGAAATGATAAAAGTGAATAGGCCTAAAGATTCATGCACAGTAGTTCAAATAAAATCTTGCAGTGGATGTAGATGTAGTCCTCTGGATACTAATACTAATAGAACCATAATAATACGTGACTACGAGCAAACTATATGCTTTGCAAATTGGGTTTAGTTGTTTGAATTCAGAGTTATGTTAAAAGGTGAAAATAAAAACCATAATGATCTTTACTTTAAATGTAAAATGACacaaaataaaacattaacAGAAGTATAATTTGTGTCCTTATAGACCAAGGTGATGATTTATTCTTTCGTCGAGTACTTTTTGTAGGACTAACTCTTTAACATATCCAAACTGATACCAGGCAAGCAGAACCAAATAGATATTACTTATTGCACGCATGCTCAACAATTCAATCATTTACAAAAATGAGCacaaaaatgaaaatatgagaACCCCAAAACATCGAGGGAGAAAAAAAGAAACTCACCGTCTTTTCTCATCTCAGGAAGCAATCCCGAAGCATGTTGCCTCACAGTTTGCAGGTAGAAATCAACCTCGTGATCCTCTACATTGAACAAGACTGCCGAACCATATTGGAAGATAACCATGTAACGATAGCGACTCACATTCTCTTCAAAAGAGGATCCCTGAAATAAAAGAATTGTTTTGCTATGAGTTTCATCTAACTAAGGAAGACTTTGTCCAAAGAAAATTCAAAGTATTCCGGTGATAAAAATGATCTGGCtctgatgtgaatctttgtacgaacgaataacaaacacgattaaaatcaaatcgcgccctcaattcaataacgaacaaagAATCGCCTGACCTTccatgttcgcatcatcctcaaTACAAAGGCAATCACTTTGTTATCCGAAAATGTTTGGTAGAGACAGAAAAAGTTATGCATCGATTGGCTCGTTATCTCCAAGCAACAGTGTTGTTTCAAGGCTTATATCAATAAG containing:
- the LOC140806532 gene encoding protein RETARDED ROOT GROWTH, mitochondrial, producing the protein MGRWRASLVISRIICASKSAFNLNYNRNPTLRSPYFSLISENRNQFLNLRLFSALPFPSPYYTDDFDFKTHDFDQNQIGEEVSKYEDEVKIPVKAFFLCTSVDLKNLQAENSRYVIPATSRSSNSIVLRYLDSPLQAGSSFEENVSRYRYMVIFQYGSAVLFNVEDHEVDFYLQTVRQHASGLLPEMRKDDYAIKEKPLLVEDMQGGPDYIVLKNLDVDSIRIIGSVLGQSIALDHFVSQIDGMVEEFAKINRGMEKTGTFTMQRKKLFQLVGKANSNLADVILKVGLFERSEIAWRDAKYAQILDYLREEYEVTQRFGNLDFKLKFVEHNIHFLQEVLQNRKSDLLEWCIIVLLSIENVISVYEIVRESGGTPI